The DNA window TGCGAGAACTCCTGGGCCGACCCAGAGCTCCCCAGCACCGATGGCAGCGCCACCGAACGGGATGAGACCCACAAACGGCATCGCGACCAGGTAGAGGACGATTCCGGCAACGGAACCGAGCACGGCAATCGCCGTTGACTCGAGGACGGTCATCTGCGTCACCACACCCGGCGTCGCGCCGAGCAGTCGGAGCGTGGCAAGGCGGTCATCCCGTCGTCGAGCAGACAACCGCGCCGCGGCGCCACCGAGGGAGGCAAGCGGCACGAGGAGCAGGACAAGCGCGAGCACACTGAGCATCTGGTACACCGCTGCGTCAGCGTTGTCCGCGAGAGTCCAGCGCGAGAACATGAGTCCCCCGCCGAGCACAATCAGCATGAGGGCTGTTGTGACCGCGAAAGCAATGCCGGGCAACACGAGCACGGCAGCGCTCTGTGCGCTCGGTCGTGCGAGCAGCCAGGTCAGGCGGGCGATCGGTGCACGTCCCGAAGAACGAGAGGCGGATGCCGTTGGCGGCGAGAACGCGGTGGTTGCGGTCATGCCGACACCCCGGTCGTTCCTGTCGTCGAGCCAGCCGCACCAGCACCGGGGGCACCGGCGACGACCCCGCTCTCATCCGGGAGCACCCGACCGTCGCGAACCCTGACGATCCGCGAGCAGCGTGCGGCAACAGTCTGATCGTGCGTGACGACGACGAGTGCGTGGCCCTGTCCAACCGTTGATCCGAGCAGGGCGCTCATCACGTCATCGCTCGTTGCCGAATCAAGTGCCCCTGTGGGTTCGTCGGCGAACACGACCGTCGCACCGGTCACCTGTGCACGGGCGATGGCGACGCGCTGCGCCTGCCCGCCGGAGAGTTCGCCGATCCTGCGGGTCTCCATGCCGGCGAGGCCGAGGGCGGCGAGCCAGTGCTGCGCTCGCCCCTCTGCTTCACGCCGCGGGTACCCGGCGAGCATGAGCGGGAGGGCCGTGTTCTCGATGGCGGTGAGCTCCGGGATCAGGAGCCCCTGCTGGAAGACGAAACCGAAAGCCTCGCGACGCAGCTTCGAGCGCTCACGCTCATTCATCGCTGTGACGTCGACGGCTCCACCCGGCGACTGGAATTCGACGCGGCCCGAGTCCGGGGAGGTGATTCCCGCGAGGGTGTGCAGGAGGGTGGTCTTGCCTGATCCTGACGCGCCCATGATGGCCACGGATTCCCCGGCCCTGATCTGGATGTCCACTCCGGCGAGCGCGGTGCTCGGACCGTAGGTCTTCACGAGCGCTGAACCGGACAGGATGGCGGGTGCGGAGAACGAGGTGGTCGGGGGTGTTGCGTACTGGCCGGACGGGTATTGGTTAGTCGGGTGCTGTGGCGTCGAAAAAGTCATGGTTCCAGACTCGCCGCCAGCTGGCATCCGCACATCGTGCCCGAGGTTGACCCACGGTCATCCTCGAGGGTGACCTTGGGTCAGGCGGGCCGGCGGGACAGCCGGATTCGCTTCTGGGTCAGCAGGATGCCGACGAAGACGATGACCGCGCCGAGGGGTTCGTTGAAGCCGAGCGTCTCGGAGAGCAGGAGAACACCGAGGATCACTCCGACAACAGGGGTGATGTATGTGACGCTCGAGGTGGCCGTCGGCCCCCACGCCGCGAGAACATTCATGTTCCAGATATAGACGATGCCCGTTCCGAACGCGCCGAGCGCGGCGAGGCTGAGTACGACCCAGATGTCGAGATCGACGCTCTGCCACGCGATGACGGGGGTGAGCAGGAGCATGATCACCCCGGCGATGCCGATGTACATGAATGCCGCGGTGATCGACGGTACGCGATAGGGAGCAAGGAACTTCTTGAGGTAGCCGAAACTGAAGCCGTAGGAGGCGACGGCGCCGATGCAGGCGAGCTGGCCCTGCCAGTTGCCGATCAGGGCACCGGCCTGCCACGGTGCGACGATGATGACCACACCGAGGATGCCAACGGCTACGCCGAGCACCTGACCGGCGCTGAGCTTCTCGACCCGGAAGAGGAGCGTCGCCATGAGCGCCGTCATGATCGGGGTGACAGCGTTGAGAATCGACGCGAGGCTCGAGGAGATGTATTGCTCGCTCCACGCAAAGAGCGTGTACGGGATGACGCAGTAGGTGATGGCGATCACCGTGAAGTGCAGCCAGATCTTCGGGTTGCGCGGGAGCCTCGCACGGGTGGCCAGCGCGATGATGCCGAGGGTGATCGCGCCGAGCAGGATTCTGGTCCACGCGACCTGGCCGAAGGAGACCCCGGTCAGCGCTACCTTCATGAAGAGGAAACTCGCGCCCCAGACCAGGCCCATGCCGATGAACTGGAGGGTGATTCTGCTGGACGCTTGAGGGCCGGTGGACGGATCCTGCGTTACCGGAACTGAGGCGCTGGGAGAGGTGCGTGACACCCACACAATCTACTCTGGCCGACCCGCGTCGACTGGCGGAAATCCGCCATGGAACTTCGACTTCCTGCCCGGTGTTGGCACTACGTCGCCGGACCGGCTGCTGCTACTCCACCCCAGCCTCCCGCGCCAGGATCGCGGCCTGCATACGGGAGGAGCTGTTGAGTTTTGCGAGGACTCGGGAGACATGGGTCTTTGCTGTCGCCGCTGAGATTGTCAGCGCCTCGGCAATGTCCGCGTTGGACATGCCCCTGCCGAGGCACCTCAACACGTCCTTTTCCCGTTCGGTAAGTTCGTCGAGCCAGGCGGGGGCGGTCGCGGCGCGCGCTGGTGGGACCGCAGCAAAGGCTTCGAGCATTCGTCGGGTGACCTCGGGAGCGAGAACGCCTTCGCCGGCGGCGACCCGGCGCACCGCGTCGATGAGGGCGGCGGCCCCCACGGTCTTCAGAAGGAACCCGGCGGCGCCCGCGCGCAGAGCGCCAAACACATAGTCATCGAGATCAAAGCTCGTGAGAACGAGGACCTCCGCCAGATTTTCGGCCCGCACGGCGCGCGTCGCCTCGATTCCGTCAAGTCCCGGCATCCGGATATCCATGAGGATCACGTCGGGAGTCAGCGCCCGCGCGTTACTCACCGCCGTCGACCCGCTGCCGGCTTCGCCGACAACCGTGATGTCATCGGCCGCCTGAAGGAGCAGCCTGAGACCGGAACGGATGGCGGGGTGATCGTCGGCCAGCAACACCCTGATGCTCATGCCATCGCTCCCGGAAGCGGAAGCGTTGCCGTCACCGTCCACTCGTCACTCCCGTCCGTCCAGCCAGCCTCAAATCGGCCGCCGAGCGCTTCGGCGCGTTCGCGCATTGTGGTCAGCCCCATTCCTCCGCTGTGCGTTGAACTCGCCGGCGATACATCCACGGCAGCCCCGCTGGCCGTTCGGGCTGTACTGGTTGTGCTGGCTCGCTCGGCCCGGTCTGCCCAGTCGCCCCGGTCGGCCCGGGGATTGGTTATCCGCAGCGTGAGGGTCGCCGGCGTCGCGCCGATATCGACGCGCACTGTCGTGCCCTGGGCGTGACGGGCCGCGTTTCCGAGCGCTTCCTGTGCAATCCGGTACGCCGCCTGGTCGACGGCGGCCGGCAGCGTCGGCACGCCGGTGAGGCCGTTCACCGAGACGCTCGTCCCCCTCGACCCAAAAGACTCGGCGAGAGCCCCGAGCTCGGCCAACCGCGGTGGAGAGGTCACGGAGTCCGGCCCCGCTCTCAGGAGAAGCACCATCGACCGCATTTCCCGAAGGGACGCGACGCTGGCCGAACGCACAACCCCGAGTGCTTCCCGTTGAAGAGCATCGTCCCCGCCACCGGTCGACGCGAGCGCCGCTTCCGAGTTGATCGCGATGGCCGAGAGATTGCCCGCGAGCGCATCGTGAAGGTCGCGCGCCATTCGCATCCGTTCCTCGCGAATCGCTTCAGACTCGCGAAGTTCCGTCAGCCTCTGCAGGTCGGCCGCGCGCGCCGAGGCCATTTCGGCGATCTCCTTCTGTTGCCGCACCGAAATTCCCCACCAGAGCGGTGTTCCCAGAATGGCAAAGGCCTGCAGGGCGTTGACGACGGCCGCCTGCACCCCGCCTCCAACGATCACTGTGGCCGTCGCTGCACCGGTGACCGCGACCACCACGGCGATGGCAAGCCGGCGAGGCACTTTCGGAGCGGTGAAGAGTGTGGCCGAGTACATCAGGTCGATGAAGCCGAGAAGCACACCGATGCTCCCGCCCGCCGCAGCATCGGCGACGAAGACCAGGCCGCCGGCCAAGAGGGCAAGAAGCGGATGCCTCCGCTTGACGAGCATGACCGCGCAGATTGCCGTAAGAGAGACCACGTGCCACCACGGGCTTACAGACGTTCCGGGAAACGGGGTCCAGGCTCCGGTGACGCCAACCGCAATGAGGAGCAGACCAACGGCGGCGACGAGGCACGCATCACTGACGTCCCTGGCGCGTTCGGTTCCCCGCACCCTCCCTCGCCAGAATTCGATCAACCAGCTCACGCCGCCATTTCAGCACAGCCTGCACTGCGACGGATCGGCCAAACGATGTACAACCCCGCGCAAAGATCGCCCGGAGCGGCGACGAGGGTTCGGTCTTTGCCCAGGAAGCTGGGTTCATGACGACCACCCTCGCCGTTTCTCTCCTCGTACTCGCACTCGTGGACTCGACAAGTTTCGGAACTCTCCTGATTCCGATCTGGCTGATGCTCGTGCCCGGGCGGCTGAGCGCCACTCGCGTCCTCGTCTTCCTCCTGACCGTCGCCGGCTTTTACTTTGTGGTCGGTCTGCTGCTGAGCGCCGGGCTCGGTGTTGTCCTGTCGGATGCCGCGTGGCTGCAGAATCCCGTCGTCTCGCGGGTTCAGGTGGTGGCGGGCATCGGTCTCGTGATCTGGAGCTTCTTTCTCGGGAAGAAGAAGCTCGCCGAGGATGGCACGCCAGTCCAGGGACGGCTGATGCGCTGGCGGGATCGGGCCATGAATGATGACGGCGGGCGCGGGGCGATCACAAGCCTTATCGCGCTCGCGCTCGGTGCCGCGGTGATCGAGGCCGCGAGCATGCTGCCCTATCTTGCGGCGATCGGGCTTCTTTCGTCGGCCGGGCTCGGCGGCGCCGAGCGAGCGCTCACCCTGGCCGTCTACTGCCTCGTGATGATCGCACCGGCGCTCGTCCTGCTCGCCGGTCGGCTCGGTGCGCGGCGCATCATCGAGCCGCTGCTGAGACGAATCGCACGGTGGATGGAAAAGGCAGGAGGCGAGACGACAGCCTGGATCGTCGGGATCCTTGGTTTCCTCATCGCGAGGGATGCCTTTACCCGCTCCCCCGAGATTCTGGCCTTCCTCGACAACCTCTAGAACCGGAGCGCCCGCTCGGCGCCGTGATGTCGGGTCAGCGCAGCGGTCCCCGTCAGCGCAGTACTACCGGGCCGTCGAAGGCGGCAAGCTTCGATTCGAGACCGGCGCGCACCTCCGGCCACTCCTCCACGATCACCGAAAACACCGCCGTGGTCCGCCAGCTGCCGTCTGCACGGCGCTTGTCACGACGGATGAGACCCTCGAATGTTGCACCGATTTTGGCGATCGCGGCGCGGGACCGTTCGTTGCGCTCATCGGCCTGGATGGTGACCCGGCCGAATCCGTTGTCGAACGCGAGTCCAAGCAACAGCAGCTTGGCTTCGGGGTTCACCGCGGTTCCCCAGACCCGCGGGTCGTAGGCCGTCCAGCCGATTTGGGTGTGTTCGCTCGCCTCGTTGAAGTCGCCGAGGGTCGACGTGCCAACGATGACGCCGTCAGACTCACCGCCGACGAGCCGGATGGTGAACGACTGGTTGCTTCCGAGAGCAAAGTACGACCCGGCGAAGCTCCGGAAGGCGGCGAAGTCTTCCGGCAGTCCGTGTGGTCCGCCGCCATACCCGCCGGCGAAGACCTCCGGGTGTGCGATCGCGGAGAACAGGCCGGGATAGTCGTCTGCGGTCATCGGGTCGAGCCGGATGAACCGCCCGACGAGTGGCGCGGGAGCTGGAATGCGTGCGGTCACAATGCCCTCACCAGGCAGGTCGGCGAGCCCGCTTCGACCGAGCCGAGCAGTTTCGACGGGATGCCACGCGAATCGAGAACGAAGGACGACACCTCGTTCGACAGCTGGTTGGCGACATGCAGGAACCGGCCCGACTCCACGTGGTGCCGTGGACCGACGCCACCGGACTCGACATCCGAAATCGCGCGCACGGTTGAACCGTCGCCGCCGATGGAGAGGGTCGATACCCGGTTGGTGCCGCGAATCGACACGTGCAGTTGTTCCCGTGATGCGGCAACGCTGATCTCAGAGGCACTGTCGCCGTCTTCGAGGGAATCTGCTGTTGCCCGCACGGACGACACGACCCGCCAGGCGCCGTCATCGCCCCGCCCGAGGGTGAAGACCTCGTTGGAATACTCGGTGACGACGTGAACGTGTCCTGACGGGTGAGAGACGAGGTGCCGCGGTCCGACGCCGAACGGCAGGACGACCTCCTGGCTCAGGATGGGGCGGGTGCCGGAGCGACGCCAGATCCGCACTGTGTCGTGGCCGAGGTCCGTCGTTGCGAAGCGGCCATCCGGCAGTACCAGCGACGCGTGTGCGCGGGACGGGCGGTCCACTGCGGCGTCATCGACCGCCTTTCGGAGGGCAAGCTCCGCGAATGGGTCATCGCCGAAGTCGGTGTTCTCCAGCTCGGCGGCACGGGCGGCGAGCGGGTCTCCGTATGGATCGTTGGATGCCGGAGCGACGACGCCCTCTCCGGCGAGCGCGCCATTGGCGGCGAGGGGAAAGAGCAGAACACGGCCGTCGCCGTAGCAGCTCGCGATGAGGGTCGAGCCGTCGGGCGTCACGGTAAGGTGGCACACCGAATCTCCCGCTTCGAGGGGCCGGCCGAGCGGGACGAGTCCGGCCTCACCGCGTCTGGCAAGCGCTTCGACCTGGCCGGAGGCCTCGAGCGCGGCGTAGATCACGGGCAGTGCTGGGTGGTTCGCGAGGAACGACGGGGACTCGACCTGCGAGTGCGACAGCGGCTTGAGTGTGCCCGTTTCTTCCTGCCGAAGTGCGCTGATTCCGTCGCCGGAGCCGCCGGCATCCGCTGTATTTGAACCGAGCCAGAAGAGCGGGGTGGGGTCGTCGAGCTGAGCCATGTCTTTCAGTCTGGCAGCAGTTCGTGCGAGCATGAACCATGGCTACGGCGGAGAAGTTTTCGAGGGCGGCTGATGCGTTTGTCGACGTGGTGCGCGGCATCAAGATCGACCAGTGGGAGACGCTCGGACTCGGCGTCTGGAGCGTCCGATCGCTCGTCGGGCATGCGGCTCGGGCACTCATCACGGTGGGCGACTATCTCGAGCTCGACCCGGCAACGCAGGTCGACATGGAGACCGCCGGCGACTACTACGGGCAGATCTACCTCGTCTACACGAACCCCGAGGCGATCGCGCAGCGCGGTGTACAGGCAGGAATAGCGCTCGGAGATCACCCGATCGACCGGATCCAGTCACTCACGAAGCGCGCGCTCGACCTCATTTCCGCGCAGGATGCCGGTCGGCTGGTGTCGCTCGGCGGCATGGGCATCCCGTTGGATGAGTACCTCAAGACGCGGGTCTTCGAGCTGGTCGTCCACTCCATCGACATCGCGCGGGCAACGGGCCAGGTTGCACACTTCGCTCCTGACCTCATCGAGGAGACGGCGTCTCTCGCCGCCGGGATCGCAGCGAGGAAGGGTGACGGCGAACTCGTGCTGATGGCGCTGACCGGTCGGGAGCAACTGCCCGAGCGGTTCAGCGTGGTGTGAAAACCAGCTGGAATTGGTTCTTTTCCGGGAGAGCCGTGCGGGGTATCGTCGAACGATGAGTTTCATCGAAGCTCGCGAGCTTCGGAAGACATACACCCCCAAGGGAGCCGAGCCGGTCCACGCGCTGGACGGGCTGGACCTCTCTGTGCCACAGGGCACGATCACCGCGATTCTCGGTCCGAATGGTGCCGGGAAGACGACAGCGGTGAAGGTGCTCACGACGCTCATCGTTCCCGACAGCGGTTCAGCGACGATCGGCGGCATCGATGTTGTCGCACGCCCGGAGGCCATCCGTCCGATCATCGGTGTCTCTGGCCAGTACGCCGCGGTCGACGAGAACCTCACCGGATTCGAGAACCTCGATATGGTCGGCCGGCTCTATCACCTCGGCGCGAAGGCCTCCCGTGCGCGAGCGCGGGAACTCATAGAACTGTTCGAGCTTTCCGAGGCACAGAACCGTCCGGTGAAGGGATTCTCCGGAGGAATGCGCCGCCGGATCGACCTTGCCGGTGCGCTCGTGACAAGACCGAGTGTGCTGTTCCTCGACGAACCGACCACCGGTCTCGACCCGCGCAGCCGGCTGGGAATGTGGGACATCATCAGGTCGCTCGTCGACGGCGGTACGACGGTACTTCTCACCACCCAGTACCTCGAGGAGGCCGATCAGCTTGCCGACGACATCAGCGTGATCGACACGGGCAAGGTGATCGCGAAGGGAACGGCCGACGAGCTCAAGGCATCCGTCGGTGGACAGCGGGTAGAACTCAACCTGGTGACAGCAGACGACGTCGTGGACGCCGTTGAGGTCCTCCGTCGCTTCGGCACGGTTGAACCAGCGATATCGAACGATTCCCGCACGGTCACCGTCAGTGTTGAGAGTGGGCCGGAAGCCCTGCAGCTCGTCCTCGGTGAACTCAACGTCAGGAACGTCGCACTCTTTGACGCGGGGATGCGACGACCGACGCTCGACGATGTGTTCCTCCGGCTCACCGGTCACATAGCCACGACAGAGCCGGGCGAGGACCCCGACGAAGCGGATGCCGGCGCTCGGAAGAAGACGTCGGCATGACCGAAACACGCACCCCTGGAGTCGACGTCCCGCATCAGCCGGGAGCGATCGCCGGCTGGCTCAATGACGGCTGGATCACGACGAGGCGCAACCTCATCAAGATCAAGCGGGTGCCGGACATCCTCGTCTTCACGACCCTGCAGCCGATCATGTTCGTCCTTCTCTTCACCTATGTGTATGCGGGAGTGATCGAGATCCCCGGCAGCACATACGCCGACTTCATCATGGCCGGAATCTTTGCGCAGACCGTCGTCTTCGGGTCGACCTACTCGGGTTCGGCGATGGCCCAGGATTTGAAGGACGGCATCATCGACAGGTTCCGCACCCTGCCCATGAGTCCGTCGGCGGTGCTTGTCGGACGGACGAACGGGGACCTGCTGATCAACACAATCTCGATGGTCGTGATGATGGCGACAGGCTTCATTGTCGGCTGGCGGATTCACTCGAGTTTCCTCGAGGCCGTTGCCGCCGTAGCACTCCTTCTCCTCTTCGCCTACGCGCTGTCCTGGGTGATGGCGTATCTCGGCATGACCGTGCGGAGTCCCGAGGTGATCAACAATGTGTCGTTCCTCGTCTTGTTTCCGCTCACCTTCATCTCGAACGCTTTTGTTCCCGCCGAGACTCTTCCCGGCCCGCTCAGGGCGTTTGCGGAATGGAACCCGGTGACATCGCTCGTACAGGCGGCGCGGGAGCTGTTCGGGAATGTTCCACCCGGCACTCCTGTCGGTGACAGCTGGGTGCAGCAGAACCCTGCAATTGCGGTCCTGATCGGGGTTGCCGTGATTCTTCTCATCTTCGTACCGCTGAGCGTGCGGCGGTTCTCGCAGGTCACCTCGCGGTAAGACGGGACACCCCCGGGCGAGGGGTATTGTTCCAATCTTGACGAAGCCCCGCAATCTTGCT is part of the Mycetocola zhujimingii genome and encodes:
- a CDS encoding ABC transporter ATP-binding protein produces the protein MTFSTPQHPTNQYPSGQYATPPTTSFSAPAILSGSALVKTYGPSTALAGVDIQIRAGESVAIMGASGSGKTTLLHTLAGITSPDSGRVEFQSPGGAVDVTAMNERERSKLRREAFGFVFQQGLLIPELTAIENTALPLMLAGYPRREAEGRAQHWLAALGLAGMETRRIGELSGGQAQRVAIARAQVTGATVVFADEPTGALDSATSDDVMSALLGSTVGQGHALVVVTHDQTVAARCSRIVRVRDGRVLPDESGVVAGAPGAGAAGSTTGTTGVSA
- a CDS encoding DMT family transporter, whose amino-acid sequence is MSRTSPSASVPVTQDPSTGPQASSRITLQFIGMGLVWGASFLFMKVALTGVSFGQVAWTRILLGAITLGIIALATRARLPRNPKIWLHFTVIAITYCVIPYTLFAWSEQYISSSLASILNAVTPIMTALMATLLFRVEKLSAGQVLGVAVGILGVVIIVAPWQAGALIGNWQGQLACIGAVASYGFSFGYLKKFLAPYRVPSITAAFMYIGIAGVIMLLLTPVIAWQSVDLDIWVVLSLAALGAFGTGIVYIWNMNVLAAWGPTATSSVTYITPVVGVILGVLLLSETLGFNEPLGAVIVFVGILLTQKRIRLSRRPA
- a CDS encoding response regulator translates to MSIRVLLADDHPAIRSGLRLLLQAADDITVVGEAGSGSTAVSNARALTPDVILMDIRMPGLDGIEATRAVRAENLAEVLVLTSFDLDDYVFGALRAGAAGFLLKTVGAAALIDAVRRVAAGEGVLAPEVTRRMLEAFAAVPPARAATAPAWLDELTEREKDVLRCLGRGMSNADIAEALTISAATAKTHVSRVLAKLNSSSRMQAAILAREAGVE
- a CDS encoding sensor histidine kinase gives rise to the protein MSWLIEFWRGRVRGTERARDVSDACLVAAVGLLLIAVGVTGAWTPFPGTSVSPWWHVVSLTAICAVMLVKRRHPLLALLAGGLVFVADAAAGGSIGVLLGFIDLMYSATLFTAPKVPRRLAIAVVVAVTGAATATVIVGGGVQAAVVNALQAFAILGTPLWWGISVRQQKEIAEMASARAADLQRLTELRESEAIREERMRMARDLHDALAGNLSAIAINSEAALASTGGGDDALQREALGVVRSASVASLREMRSMVLLLRAGPDSVTSPPRLAELGALAESFGSRGTSVSVNGLTGVPTLPAAVDQAAYRIAQEALGNAARHAQGTTVRVDIGATPATLTLRITNPRADRGDWADRAERASTTSTARTASGAAVDVSPASSTHSGGMGLTTMRERAEALGGRFEAGWTDGSDEWTVTATLPLPGAMA
- a CDS encoding GAP family protein, whose protein sequence is MTTTLAVSLLVLALVDSTSFGTLLIPIWLMLVPGRLSATRVLVFLLTVAGFYFVVGLLLSAGLGVVLSDAAWLQNPVVSRVQVVAGIGLVIWSFFLGKKKLAEDGTPVQGRLMRWRDRAMNDDGGRGAITSLIALALGAAVIEAASMLPYLAAIGLLSSAGLGGAERALTLAVYCLVMIAPALVLLAGRLGARRIIEPLLRRIARWMEKAGGETTAWIVGILGFLIARDAFTRSPEILAFLDNL
- a CDS encoding GNAT family N-acetyltransferase is translated as MTARIPAPAPLVGRFIRLDPMTADDYPGLFSAIAHPEVFAGGYGGGPHGLPEDFAAFRSFAGSYFALGSNQSFTIRLVGGESDGVIVGTSTLGDFNEASEHTQIGWTAYDPRVWGTAVNPEAKLLLLGLAFDNGFGRVTIQADERNERSRAAIAKIGATFEGLIRRDKRRADGSWRTTAVFSVIVEEWPEVRAGLESKLAAFDGPVVLR
- a CDS encoding lactonase family protein, whose protein sequence is MAQLDDPTPLFWLGSNTADAGGSGDGISALRQEETGTLKPLSHSQVESPSFLANHPALPVIYAALEASGQVEALARRGEAGLVPLGRPLEAGDSVCHLTVTPDGSTLIASCYGDGRVLLFPLAANGALAGEGVVAPASNDPYGDPLAARAAELENTDFGDDPFAELALRKAVDDAAVDRPSRAHASLVLPDGRFATTDLGHDTVRIWRRSGTRPILSQEVVLPFGVGPRHLVSHPSGHVHVVTEYSNEVFTLGRGDDGAWRVVSSVRATADSLEDGDSASEISVAASREQLHVSIRGTNRVSTLSIGGDGSTVRAISDVESGGVGPRHHVESGRFLHVANQLSNEVSSFVLDSRGIPSKLLGSVEAGSPTCLVRAL
- a CDS encoding maleylpyruvate isomerase N-terminal domain-containing protein encodes the protein MATAEKFSRAADAFVDVVRGIKIDQWETLGLGVWSVRSLVGHAARALITVGDYLELDPATQVDMETAGDYYGQIYLVYTNPEAIAQRGVQAGIALGDHPIDRIQSLTKRALDLISAQDAGRLVSLGGMGIPLDEYLKTRVFELVVHSIDIARATGQVAHFAPDLIEETASLAAGIAARKGDGELVLMALTGREQLPERFSVV
- a CDS encoding ATP-binding cassette domain-containing protein encodes the protein MSFIEARELRKTYTPKGAEPVHALDGLDLSVPQGTITAILGPNGAGKTTAVKVLTTLIVPDSGSATIGGIDVVARPEAIRPIIGVSGQYAAVDENLTGFENLDMVGRLYHLGAKASRARARELIELFELSEAQNRPVKGFSGGMRRRIDLAGALVTRPSVLFLDEPTTGLDPRSRLGMWDIIRSLVDGGTTVLLTTQYLEEADQLADDISVIDTGKVIAKGTADELKASVGGQRVELNLVTADDVVDAVEVLRRFGTVEPAISNDSRTVTVSVESGPEALQLVLGELNVRNVALFDAGMRRPTLDDVFLRLTGHIATTEPGEDPDEADAGARKKTSA
- a CDS encoding ABC transporter permease; translated protein: MTETRTPGVDVPHQPGAIAGWLNDGWITTRRNLIKIKRVPDILVFTTLQPIMFVLLFTYVYAGVIEIPGSTYADFIMAGIFAQTVVFGSTYSGSAMAQDLKDGIIDRFRTLPMSPSAVLVGRTNGDLLINTISMVVMMATGFIVGWRIHSSFLEAVAAVALLLLFAYALSWVMAYLGMTVRSPEVINNVSFLVLFPLTFISNAFVPAETLPGPLRAFAEWNPVTSLVQAARELFGNVPPGTPVGDSWVQQNPAIAVLIGVAVILLIFVPLSVRRFSQVTSR